The following proteins come from a genomic window of Gammaproteobacteria bacterium:
- a CDS encoding YhcB family protein translates to MLVEIAIGVIAMIVGFFIGRFGGAKSRQATKAHEQRMEKAEQELAEYRENVTAHFQGTAQLIERMNENYREVYHHLAQGAQQLTDCETTLQAVEPLNIAQQSAAALPQTVEKSHAEIPAESVAEKVVENESEGRDQAVSARQAGL, encoded by the coding sequence ATGTTGGTGGAAATTGCTATTGGAGTGATTGCAATGATTGTAGGGTTTTTCATCGGCCGTTTTGGTGGTGCCAAATCGAGGCAGGCCACAAAAGCGCACGAGCAGCGCATGGAAAAAGCTGAACAAGAGCTGGCAGAGTATCGTGAAAATGTGACCGCTCATTTTCAGGGAACCGCACAACTGATTGAACGAATGAATGAAAATTACCGTGAGGTATACCACCACCTTGCCCAAGGCGCACAGCAGTTAACTGATTGCGAAACAACCCTTCAGGCAGTAGAGCCGTTGAATATAGCTCAGCAATCGGCGGCCGCACTGCCACAAACGGTAGAGAAGTCACACGCAGAGATACCGGCTGAGTCAGTGGCAGAAAAAGTGGTCGAAAATGAAAGCGAAGGGCGGGATCAAGCCGTCTCAGCAAGGCAGGCGGGGCTTTAA
- a CDS encoding flagellar brake protein: MRSRALNLMVGASLKIEPEKGDSCYLVELIGYVTDKSLIVTPAYGDGSIRVLKEGDKLAVRYLGNDKSYAFYSQVTFVCDKPYHYLHLEYPKGVQGLSARRASRIPIEGPVMRLSIREGEQSLSVTMADISTQGARFISSSRLGGCGDQFVIEMPDIGGAGETLSLPCVVRHVCEQYPDAMGVATTFHHGVEFDHLDEAAQLFIARFIQNSISHVTTR; the protein is encoded by the coding sequence ATGCGATCACGCGCATTAAATCTGATGGTGGGTGCCAGTCTTAAAATTGAGCCGGAGAAGGGTGACTCATGTTATTTAGTTGAGCTGATTGGTTATGTTACAGATAAAAGCCTGATCGTTACCCCCGCCTATGGTGATGGCAGTATTCGGGTGCTTAAAGAGGGTGATAAACTGGCGGTTCGCTACCTGGGAAACGACAAAAGTTATGCTTTTTACAGCCAGGTAACCTTTGTGTGCGATAAGCCGTATCACTATCTGCACTTGGAGTATCCCAAAGGCGTTCAGGGGTTATCTGCCCGGCGAGCGAGCCGTATTCCCATTGAAGGGCCGGTGATGCGTCTGAGTATTCGTGAGGGTGAGCAGTCACTCTCAGTGACAATGGCGGATATCAGTACGCAAGGCGCTCGTTTTATCTCATCGAGCCGCCTAGGTGGCTGTGGGGATCAGTTTGTTATTGAAATGCCTGACATAGGGGGTGCGGGTGAAACCCTGTCCCTACCCTGTGTTGTTCGTCATGTGTGTGAGCAATACCCCGATGCAATGGGGGTCGCGACCACTTTTCACCATGGCGTTGAATTCGACCATCTGGATGAGGCAGCACAGCTATTTATTGCCCGCTTTATTCAAAATAGTATTTCACATGTTACCACGCGTTAA
- a CDS encoding HIT domain-containing protein, translating into MFQLDPRLDNDCTVIGSFKLSLLLLMNDANYPWFILVPREADAREIYQLSDQQQQQLTCESCQLSKALAATFNSDKINIASLGNIVAQLHIHHVVRYRNDLSWPAPIWGRHKTLPYTAEEQRVVTQQLTHALDSHFVPTA; encoded by the coding sequence ATGTTTCAACTTGACCCAAGACTTGATAACGATTGTACTGTCATTGGAAGTTTTAAGCTCAGTTTATTACTCCTGATGAATGATGCCAATTATCCTTGGTTTATCCTAGTGCCTCGAGAGGCTGATGCACGAGAAATATACCAACTCAGCGATCAACAGCAGCAGCAACTTACCTGTGAGTCTTGCCAACTATCCAAAGCATTGGCCGCTACTTTTAATAGCGATAAAATCAACATCGCATCCCTAGGCAATATCGTAGCGCAACTTCATATTCACCATGTTGTGCGTTACCGCAATGATCTATCTTGGCCTGCTCCGATTTGGGGGCGACATAAGACACTACCCTATACTGCGGAAGAGCAAAGAGTTGTTACTCAACAACTCACCCATGCGCTAGACAGCCACTTTGTGCCCACAGCCTGA
- a CDS encoding YcgN family cysteine cluster protein, with product MSTSSHFWLTTPLKEMNSTQWEQLCDGCGLCCLNKLEDEESGEVYLTRIACDLLDKCSAQCSDYENRFSLAPDCTQLTPELAETASWLPSTCAYKRLAEGMSLLAWHPLVSGEHDSAQKANISICGKVIHECEVGDREYAEFILTEEELKLHRAESPC from the coding sequence ATGAGCACTTCCTCCCACTTTTGGCTAACAACACCCCTTAAAGAGATGAACTCCACACAGTGGGAGCAGCTATGTGACGGTTGCGGCCTCTGCTGCCTTAATAAACTAGAAGATGAGGAGAGTGGTGAGGTCTACCTGACCCGCATTGCCTGTGATCTATTAGACAAGTGTAGTGCCCAATGCAGTGATTATGAAAATCGTTTTTCATTGGCCCCCGATTGCACCCAACTTACGCCGGAACTTGCTGAAACCGCAAGCTGGTTGCCCAGCACCTGCGCCTACAAACGATTGGCAGAGGGTATGTCACTTTTGGCATGGCATCCGCTCGTCAGTGGTGAGCATGATAGCGCTCAAAAGGCCAATATTTCAATTTGCGGCAAGGTGATTCATGAGTGTGAAGTGGGTGATCGGGAGTATGCTGAATTCATCCTCACAGAAGAGGAATTAAAGCTGCACAGAGCAGAGAGCCCCTGTTAA
- the ccoS gene encoding cbb3-type cytochrome oxidase assembly protein CcoS → MDVIYALLPAMIMLALVSVAVFFWAARAGQYDDLEGPAHRILDDDDDPMLPMNKQHEKSETK, encoded by the coding sequence ATGGATGTTATCTATGCATTACTGCCAGCGATGATAATGCTGGCGCTGGTGAGTGTGGCCGTTTTTTTCTGGGCTGCGCGTGCGGGGCAGTATGATGACCTCGAAGGGCCTGCTCATCGGATTCTTGATGATGATGACGACCCAATGTTGCCAATGAATAAACAACATGAAAAGTCAGAAACCAAATAA